One window of Halopelagius longus genomic DNA carries:
- a CDS encoding CDP-2,3-bis-(O-geranylgeranyl)-sn-glycerol synthase yields the protein MVLDLVAVAFWTMLPAYVPNNAAVLAGGGAPIDGGRTWGDRRLLGDGKTWRGTAAGTLAGVALALVCNAVADPVSALVGVSLPTFPLPAAVGLAFGAMVGDIAASFLKRRSGRQRGAAFPGLDQLDFVVGALLLAAAFDLPWFVETFSLPVLGVVLVLTPVLHVTTNVAAYLLGVKNEPW from the coding sequence ATGGTACTCGACCTCGTCGCCGTCGCGTTCTGGACCATGTTACCCGCGTACGTCCCGAACAACGCGGCCGTCCTCGCCGGAGGCGGCGCGCCGATAGACGGGGGACGAACGTGGGGGGACCGCCGCCTCCTCGGAGACGGGAAGACGTGGCGCGGGACGGCCGCGGGAACGCTGGCCGGCGTCGCCCTCGCCCTCGTCTGCAACGCCGTCGCCGACCCCGTCTCCGCCCTCGTCGGCGTCTCCCTGCCGACGTTTCCGCTCCCCGCCGCGGTCGGTCTGGCGTTCGGCGCGATGGTCGGCGACATCGCCGCCTCCTTCCTCAAGCGTCGGAGCGGACGGCAACGCGGCGCGGCGTTCCCCGGCCTCGACCAACTCGACTTCGTGGTCGGCGCACTCCTCCTCGCGGCGGCGTTCGACCTCCCGTGGTTCGTCGAGACGTTCTCGCTGCCCGTCCTCGGCGTCGTCCTCGTCCTCACGCCAGTCCTGCACGTGACGACGAACGTCGCCGCCTACCTCCTCGGCGTGAAGAACGAACCGTGGTAA
- a CDS encoding DUF502 domain-containing protein — protein MSSWRRDFASGLVILVPILVILWVLNYLYSSIVKLPLIKNLQEPFGFFVAIIVFAMLVLSVGYLMRTTVGRLFETYLDATMNRVPLVRILYNASKLAVETALTGTEDLQTPVQLETWPGVRMTAFKTGQTTKDGRVVLFMPTAPNITTGFVMEVEPEDIQELDENVEEALTRILSAGFAEDESRSAIDIDVQTEDD, from the coding sequence ATGTCCTCGTGGAGACGCGACTTCGCAAGCGGACTGGTAATACTAGTCCCCATCCTCGTCATTCTGTGGGTTCTGAACTACCTCTACTCGAGTATCGTCAAACTACCGCTCATCAAGAACCTCCAAGAACCGTTCGGGTTCTTCGTCGCCATCATCGTGTTCGCGATGTTGGTGCTGTCGGTGGGCTACCTGATGCGCACGACGGTGGGGCGACTGTTCGAGACGTACCTCGACGCGACGATGAATCGGGTCCCCCTCGTTCGCATCCTCTACAACGCGTCGAAACTCGCCGTCGAGACGGCGTTGACGGGGACGGAAGACCTGCAGACGCCCGTTCAACTCGAGACGTGGCCGGGCGTCCGGATGACGGCGTTCAAGACCGGCCAGACGACGAAAGACGGGCGGGTGGTCCTGTTCATGCCGACGGCACCGAACATCACCACGGGGTTCGTGATGGAGGTAGAGCCCGAAGACATCCAAGAACTCGACGAAAACGTCGAGGAGGCGCTGACGCGCATCCTCTCGGCCGGGTTCGCCGAGGACGAGTCCCGGTCGGCCATCGACATCGACGTGCAGACGGAAGACGACTGA
- a CDS encoding branched-chain amino acid transaminase, whose translation MGFDEMDVDTIWMDGEFVDWDDAQIHVLSHGLHYGSGVFEGVRCYDTEDGPAIFRWDEHLDRFYASGKPYDMDIPFQKEELTEATMELIRRQDLESCYIRPVAFYGYDSLGVSPKGNPVQVAIAAWPWGTYLGDDALENGVDVMVSSWRKHASSQIPTNAKTTGLYVNSLLAGEEARRNGFTEAIVLNKEGNVAEGPGENIFMVNDGDIYTPGLSQSILDGITRNTVIELARERGYTVYDQATISRGELNTADELFFTGTAAEITPIRKVDNVVIGNGTRGPVTEELQQAFFDLVEGRSDDHEEWFTYV comes from the coding sequence ATGGGATTCGACGAGATGGATGTCGACACTATCTGGATGGACGGTGAGTTCGTCGACTGGGACGACGCGCAGATTCACGTCCTCTCCCACGGACTTCACTACGGCAGCGGCGTCTTCGAGGGCGTCCGCTGTTACGACACCGAGGACGGCCCGGCCATCTTCCGGTGGGACGAACACTTGGACCGCTTCTACGCCTCCGGGAAGCCCTACGACATGGACATCCCCTTCCAGAAGGAGGAACTCACCGAGGCGACGATGGAACTCATCCGCCGACAGGACCTCGAGTCCTGTTACATCCGCCCCGTCGCGTTCTACGGCTACGACTCGCTGGGCGTCAGCCCCAAGGGCAACCCCGTGCAGGTCGCCATCGCGGCGTGGCCGTGGGGGACGTACCTCGGCGACGACGCCTTGGAGAACGGCGTGGACGTGATGGTGTCCTCGTGGCGGAAGCACGCCTCCAGCCAGATTCCGACGAACGCGAAGACGACCGGCCTCTACGTGAACTCGCTTCTCGCGGGCGAGGAGGCCCGCCGAAACGGCTTCACCGAGGCCATCGTCCTCAACAAGGAGGGCAACGTCGCCGAGGGTCCCGGCGAGAACATCTTCATGGTGAACGACGGCGACATCTACACGCCCGGCCTCTCGCAGAGCATCTTAGACGGCATCACCCGCAACACGGTCATCGAACTCGCCCGCGAACGCGGCTACACCGTCTACGACCAAGCGACCATCTCGCGCGGCGAACTCAACACCGCCGACGAACTGTTCTTCACCGGCACCGCCGCCGAGATTACGCCCATCCGGAAGGTGGACAACGTCGTCATCGGCAACGGCACTCGCGGCCCGGTGACCGAGGAACTCCAGCAGGCGTTCTTCGACCTCGTGGAAGGTCGCTCCGACGACCACGAAGAGTGGTTCACCTACGTCTGA
- a CDS encoding NAD-dependent epimerase/dehydratase family protein, whose translation MPPKTVAVTGGTGRIGPTVVNALKDAGYRVVNCSRSGGSVGDANLRADMTDAGEAYGAFATAGADAVVHLGMLSKPDHDPGYVVYESNAMSTYNVLEAAESLGIDTVVLASSMSALGASFEPGPVRLSYLPVDEDHPVTPSNPYGLGKQVLEVTADGFARRPDGPTTIASFRFPWMPTEKQMRETFSDADRRLAALHQSENFKTIRNTLFSYLAQADAADAVRRAIEADFEGHERFWVAADDTTAEMETAELVAEEYPDVETKKTFEGYESLVSTEKARRLLGWEPERSWRELR comes from the coding sequence ATGCCACCGAAGACTGTCGCCGTCACCGGCGGGACGGGTCGCATCGGCCCCACCGTCGTGAACGCACTGAAAGACGCGGGGTACCGCGTGGTGAACTGCAGTCGAAGCGGCGGGTCCGTCGGCGACGCCAACCTCCGGGCGGACATGACCGACGCCGGGGAGGCCTACGGCGCGTTCGCTACGGCGGGCGCCGACGCCGTCGTCCACCTCGGGATGCTCTCGAAACCGGACCACGACCCCGGCTACGTCGTCTACGAGAGCAACGCGATGAGCACGTACAACGTCCTCGAAGCGGCCGAATCGCTCGGCATCGACACCGTCGTCCTCGCCTCCAGCATGAGCGCTCTCGGCGCGAGTTTCGAACCCGGTCCCGTCCGCCTCTCGTACCTCCCGGTGGACGAGGACCACCCCGTGACGCCGTCGAACCCCTACGGCCTCGGCAAACAGGTTCTCGAAGTGACCGCCGACGGGTTCGCCCGCAGACCGGACGGGCCGACGACCATCGCATCGTTCCGGTTCCCGTGGATGCCGACGGAGAAGCAGATGCGCGAGACGTTCAGCGACGCCGACCGGCGACTGGCGGCGCTTCACCAGTCGGAGAACTTCAAGACGATTCGAAACACCCTGTTTTCGTACCTCGCACAGGCGGACGCCGCAGACGCCGTCCGTCGGGCGATAGAGGCCGACTTCGAGGGCCACGAACGGTTCTGGGTCGCCGCCGACGACACGACGGCGGAGATGGAGACGGCGGAACTCGTCGCCGAGGAGTACCCCGACGTGGAGACGAAGAAGACTTTCGAGGGGTACGAATCGCTCGTCTCGACGGAGAAGGCGCGGCGGTTGCTCGGGTGGGAACCCGAGCGGAGTTGGCGGGAGTTACGCTAA
- the ribB gene encoding 3,4-dihydroxy-2-butanone-4-phosphate synthase, producing MAGTQRTDEALARALSAFRAGDPVLVHDFDDREGETDIVYPARAVTAADVARLRNDAGGLVCAAVSDAAAEAMDLPFLESEIDHPAAADHELAYDDRSSFSLPVNHRETFTGITDEDRALTVTKLSEAADAAVEGEYDAEDFAADFRAPGHVNVLRGAPGLLDDRRGHTELGLALAAEAGVGPAVVVCEMLDDESGAALSTDAAREYAERHGFPFLDGDRIVDALA from the coding sequence GTGGCCGGAACCCAACGAACGGACGAGGCCCTCGCCCGCGCCCTCTCGGCGTTCCGCGCCGGCGACCCCGTTCTCGTCCACGACTTCGACGACAGGGAGGGCGAGACGGACATCGTCTACCCCGCACGCGCGGTCACGGCGGCGGACGTGGCCCGCCTCCGCAACGACGCGGGCGGACTCGTCTGCGCCGCCGTCTCGGACGCCGCCGCGGAGGCGATGGACCTCCCCTTCTTGGAGTCCGAAATCGACCACCCCGCCGCCGCCGACCACGAGTTGGCGTACGACGACCGGTCGTCGTTCTCCCTGCCGGTGAACCACCGCGAGACGTTCACGGGCATCACCGACGAGGACCGCGCGTTGACCGTCACGAAACTGAGCGAGGCGGCCGATGCCGCCGTAGAGGGCGAGTACGACGCCGAGGACTTCGCCGCCGACTTCCGCGCGCCCGGCCACGTCAACGTCCTCCGGGGCGCGCCGGGACTCCTCGACGACAGGCGCGGCCACACCGAACTCGGCCTCGCACTCGCCGCGGAGGCGGGCGTCGGCCCCGCAGTCGTCGTCTGCGAGATGCTCGACGACGAGTCGGGCGCGGCGCTTTCGACCGACGCGGCGCGCGAGTACGCCGAGCGTCACGGCTTCCCCTTCCTCGACGGCGACCGAATCGTCGACGCCTTAGCGTAA
- a CDS encoding DUF120 domain-containing protein, with protein MSESAVAAVGYDELAALKFVALEGGRSGPVKVSCSGLASRLDASSQTASRRLQRLEDADYVERDVVADGQWVSVTDEGEAALRAEYADYRRIFDADDAETVELGGTVTGGMGEGKHYISLSGYMEQFAERLGYEPFPGTLNVRLDDDSVRARAGMASLSAVPIDGWEDEERTFGPATCYAATVEFEGESYDEAHIIVPERTHHDESQLEIIAPDKLRDELGLSDGDRVTVRVEEV; from the coding sequence ATGTCAGAATCGGCAGTCGCCGCCGTCGGGTACGACGAACTGGCCGCCCTGAAGTTCGTCGCCCTCGAAGGCGGACGCTCCGGTCCGGTGAAAGTCTCCTGTTCCGGGCTGGCGTCGCGCCTCGACGCCTCCAGCCAGACCGCCTCGCGTCGCCTCCAACGACTCGAAGACGCAGACTACGTCGAACGCGACGTAGTGGCGGACGGGCAGTGGGTCTCGGTCACCGACGAGGGCGAGGCGGCCCTCCGAGCGGAGTACGCCGACTATCGCCGCATCTTCGACGCCGACGACGCCGAGACGGTCGAACTCGGCGGCACCGTCACCGGCGGCATGGGCGAGGGCAAACACTACATCTCGCTTTCGGGGTACATGGAGCAGTTCGCGGAACGCCTCGGCTACGAACCGTTCCCCGGGACGCTCAACGTCCGCCTCGACGACGATAGCGTCAGGGCGCGCGCCGGGATGGCGTCGCTGTCGGCCGTCCCCATAGACGGGTGGGAGGACGAGGAACGGACGTTCGGCCCGGCGACCTGTTACGCCGCGACGGTCGAGTTCGAGGGCGAGTCGTACGACGAGGCCCACATCATCGTCCCCGAACGCACCCACCACGACGAGAGCCAACTGGAGATCATCGCGCCCGACAAACTCCGGGACGAACTCGGCCTCTCGGACGGCGACCGCGTGACCGTCCGGGTGGAGGAGGTGTGA
- the argS gene encoding arginine--tRNA ligase has protein sequence MFREFRSEVEDAVSTALSALGLPTDDLGVEEPPEDVSATLASSVAFRLAGEVGAPPPKVAVDIAEEIDATGYTYLDSAEPQGPYVNFHVSDAYYAETLEAGRNDEYGRLPDTGKDVVVEHTSANPTGPVHVGRARNPILGDAIARILEFAGNDVERHYYVNDAGRQVAVFTWAYETFDEEDLPEPERDRSDYELVRYYRKGNAFLEAGDEEEVEAAEEEIASIMQGLEAGDEETFERVAVVVDQVLSGMTASLERLPAEFDRFVKETKFIRNGDAEDLVQRLKDSEYAVYEEEAWQLDLSPFDFEKNLVFLRSDGTTLYTTRDLAHHEWKFDNYDEAVTVLGEDHKLQAEQLETALEILGNDTDKLRQTFYSWVNLPEGGMSTRKGTGVDLDDLLDESVRRAREEVETRLDSRIRDDELDDEDIDRIARQVGIGAVRYDIVSKQPTKGITFEWERALDFEAQSAPYVQYVHARCCGILDEAESSGIEATTDASLLDSPEERELIATIARFPAVIEEAADDLEPHVVATYVRQFAETFNAFYRERSVLNADDDAVAAARLGLVEAARHTVANALSVLGIEAPDSM, from the coding sequence ATGTTTAGAGAGTTCCGTTCGGAGGTCGAGGACGCGGTCTCTACTGCACTCTCCGCGCTCGGCTTGCCGACCGACGACCTCGGCGTCGAAGAGCCACCGGAGGACGTGTCGGCGACGCTCGCGTCGAGCGTCGCCTTCCGGTTGGCGGGCGAAGTCGGCGCGCCGCCGCCGAAAGTCGCCGTCGACATCGCCGAGGAGATAGACGCCACCGGGTACACGTACCTCGACTCGGCCGAACCGCAGGGGCCGTACGTGAACTTCCACGTCTCTGACGCCTACTACGCCGAGACGCTCGAAGCGGGCCGCAACGACGAGTACGGCCGCCTCCCGGACACCGGGAAGGACGTGGTGGTCGAACACACGAGCGCGAACCCGACGGGACCGGTCCACGTCGGGCGCGCGCGGAACCCCATCCTCGGCGACGCCATCGCGCGCATCCTCGAGTTCGCCGGTAACGACGTGGAACGGCACTACTACGTCAACGACGCCGGGCGACAGGTCGCCGTCTTCACGTGGGCCTACGAGACGTTCGACGAGGAGGACCTGCCGGAACCGGAACGGGACCGCTCCGACTACGAACTGGTCCGCTACTACCGGAAGGGCAACGCCTTCCTCGAAGCGGGCGACGAGGAGGAGGTCGAAGCCGCCGAGGAGGAGATAGCGAGCATCATGCAGGGTCTCGAAGCGGGCGACGAGGAGACGTTCGAACGCGTCGCCGTCGTCGTCGATCAGGTGCTGTCGGGGATGACCGCCTCGCTGGAACGCCTCCCCGCGGAGTTCGACCGGTTCGTCAAGGAGACGAAGTTCATCCGCAACGGCGACGCCGAGGACCTCGTTCAGCGACTGAAAGACTCCGAGTACGCCGTCTACGAGGAGGAGGCGTGGCAACTGGACCTCTCGCCGTTCGACTTCGAGAAGAACCTCGTGTTCCTCCGGTCCGACGGGACGACACTGTACACGACGCGCGACTTAGCGCACCACGAGTGGAAGTTCGACAACTACGACGAGGCGGTGACGGTCCTCGGCGAGGACCACAAACTGCAGGCCGAACAACTCGAAACCGCCTTGGAGATACTCGGCAACGACACCGACAAACTCCGCCAGACGTTCTACTCGTGGGTGAACCTCCCCGAGGGCGGGATGTCCACCCGGAAGGGGACGGGCGTCGATCTAGACGACCTGCTGGACGAGTCGGTCCGCCGCGCCCGCGAGGAGGTCGAGACGCGCCTCGACAGTCGCATCCGCGACGACGAACTCGACGACGAGGACATCGACCGCATCGCCCGACAGGTCGGCATTGGAGCCGTCCGCTACGACATCGTCTCGAAACAGCCGACGAAGGGCATCACGTTCGAGTGGGAGCGAGCCTTGGACTTCGAGGCCCAGTCCGCCCCGTACGTCCAGTACGTTCACGCTCGCTGTTGCGGCATCCTCGACGAGGCGGAGTCGTCCGGCATCGAGGCGACCACCGACGCGTCACTCCTCGATTCGCCCGAGGAACGCGAACTGATAGCGACCATCGCGCGGTTCCCCGCCGTAATCGAGGAGGCGGCCGACGACCTCGAACCGCACGTCGTGGCGACGTACGTCCGGCAGTTCGCCGAGACGTTCAACGCCTTCTACCGCGAGCGGTCGGTGCTGAACGCCGACGACGACGCGGTGGCCGCCGCGCGCCTCGGACTGGTCGAGGCGGCCCGTCACACCGTGGCGAACGCGCTCTCCGTGCTGGGTATCGAAGCGCCCGACTCGATGTAG
- the minD gene encoding cell division ATPase MinD, with protein MGRVYAVVSAKGGVGKTTTTTNLAAALAAAGANVAVVDGDLGMANLAGALGVVPTEPTLHDVLAGEADVSEATQEGPHGMAVVPGATDLDAFARADPEGLRAVLSELAERHDYVLLDTGAGLSNDTVVPLTYVDEALLVSTTGRDALGDTEKTRQVAVRLDVPVAGAVLTRVDPEDPNVATVEEQLDAEILQAIPDETVVRRAGDAGEPLTTFAPGSSAAAAYRALAADLTGESVPQPDAAPEATGEADGPTDDGSAAGVETDVSDAETDAPDTGTDAPDAATAAAADDSAAGESDDGDGDSGGEAAERDDGIIVAGDHEADGASDRPDGDDEAAEEGVSADETAESAGEDAADGDSADPLADPTADDAAVGDSSDSDDAAADDDADDGPLVEAAEPEATPDDEQIPFASDSDGDEADDEDDDEDEDDDDGVYTTELGENAEGTNERRDDDKKKGGLFGRFLG; from the coding sequence ATGGGACGGGTGTACGCAGTGGTCAGCGCGAAGGGAGGCGTCGGGAAGACCACGACGACGACGAATCTCGCGGCGGCGCTCGCCGCGGCGGGCGCGAACGTCGCCGTGGTGGACGGCGACCTCGGGATGGCGAACCTCGCGGGGGCGTTGGGCGTCGTGCCGACGGAGCCGACGCTCCACGACGTTCTCGCCGGCGAGGCAGACGTGTCCGAGGCGACGCAGGAGGGACCGCACGGGATGGCCGTGGTTCCGGGAGCGACGGACCTCGACGCGTTCGCCCGCGCGGACCCCGAGGGTCTCCGCGCGGTGCTCTCCGAACTGGCCGAACGACACGACTACGTCCTGCTCGATACGGGGGCAGGACTGAGTAACGACACCGTCGTCCCCCTGACGTACGTGGACGAGGCGCTCCTCGTCTCGACGACGGGGCGCGACGCGTTGGGGGACACGGAGAAGACGCGGCAGGTGGCGGTGCGCCTCGACGTGCCGGTGGCGGGCGCGGTGCTCACCCGGGTCGACCCCGAGGACCCGAACGTCGCCACCGTCGAGGAGCAACTCGACGCCGAGATACTGCAGGCGATACCGGACGAGACGGTCGTCCGACGCGCGGGCGACGCGGGCGAACCGCTCACGACGTTCGCGCCCGGAAGCTCCGCCGCCGCGGCGTACCGAGCGCTCGCCGCCGACCTGACCGGCGAGTCGGTCCCGCAACCCGACGCCGCGCCGGAGGCGACGGGCGAGGCGGACGGTCCGACCGACGACGGTAGCGCCGCAGGCGTGGAGACGGACGTCTCGGACGCGGAGACGGACGCCCCGGATACGGGGACGGACGCTCCGGACGCCGCTACCGCCGCCGCGGCGGACGACAGCGCGGCCGGCGAGTCGGACGACGGCGACGGCGACTCCGGCGGCGAGGCCGCCGAACGCGACGACGGTATCATCGTCGCGGGCGACCACGAGGCCGACGGAGCGTCGGACCGGCCCGACGGAGACGACGAGGCGGCCGAGGAAGGCGTATCCGCCGACGAGACCGCCGAATCCGCGGGCGAGGACGCCGCCGACGGCGACTCCGCGGACCCGCTGGCGGACCCGACGGCGGACGACGCCGCCGTCGGCGATTCGAGCGACTCGGACGACGCCGCCGCGGACGACGACGCGGACGACGGTCCTCTCGTCGAGGCGGCCGAACCGGAGGCGACCCCGGACGACGAGCAGATTCCGTTCGCCAGCGACTCCGACGGCGACGAGGCGGACGACGAGGACGACGACGAAGACGAGGACGACGACGACGGCGTCTACACGACCGAGTTAGGCGAGAACGCGGAGGGGACGAACGAGCGCCGCGACGACGACAAGAAGAAAGGCGGCCTGTTCGGTCGGTTCCTCGGCTGA
- the prf1 gene encoding peptide chain release factor aRF-1 — protein MSTDAEEASEDRRKYEFRKVIEELEDFEGSGTQLVTIYIPEDKQISDVVAHVTQEHSEASNIKSKQTRTAVQDALKSIKDRLRYYDTYPPENGIVIFSGAVNSGGGQTEMVTKVLDSPPEPIQSFRYHCDSDFLTEPLENMLTDKGLFGLIVLDRREANVGWLKGKRVEPVKSASSLVPGKQRKGGQSAQRFARLRLEAIDNFYQEVAEMANDLFVAKRHDIDGILVGGPSPTKDEFLDGDYLHHELQDLVVGKFDVSYTDESGLKDLVDAAQDVLADQEVMKDKSQMEEFFEKLHTGEEATYGFGPTRKNLVMGSVDRLLLSEDLHSDVVIYECPQGHEEYEVVDRRHGDPGHECTECGQEAEKKDREDAIEHLMSIAEQRGTETKFISTDFEKGEQLHDAFGGVAGILRYATGV, from the coding sequence ATGAGTACCGACGCCGAAGAGGCGAGCGAGGACCGCCGGAAGTACGAGTTCCGGAAGGTCATCGAGGAGCTCGAGGACTTCGAGGGCTCCGGAACGCAACTCGTCACTATCTACATCCCGGAGGACAAGCAGATATCCGACGTCGTCGCCCACGTCACGCAGGAACACTCGGAGGCGTCGAACATCAAGTCCAAACAGACGCGAACGGCCGTCCAAGACGCCCTGAAATCCATCAAGGACCGCCTCCGCTACTACGACACCTACCCGCCGGAGAACGGCATCGTCATCTTCTCGGGGGCGGTCAACTCCGGCGGCGGCCAGACGGAGATGGTGACGAAGGTGTTGGACAGTCCCCCGGAGCCCATCCAGTCGTTCCGCTACCACTGCGACTCGGACTTCCTGACGGAACCGCTGGAGAACATGCTCACGGACAAGGGGCTGTTCGGCCTCATCGTCCTCGACCGACGGGAGGCGAACGTCGGGTGGCTGAAAGGCAAGCGCGTCGAACCCGTCAAGTCGGCGTCGTCGCTGGTCCCCGGAAAGCAGCGCAAAGGTGGTCAGTCCGCCCAGCGGTTCGCCCGCCTCCGTCTGGAAGCCATCGACAACTTCTATCAGGAAGTCGCGGAGATGGCAAACGACCTGTTCGTCGCGAAGCGACACGACATAGACGGCATCCTCGTGGGCGGTCCGTCGCCGACGAAAGACGAGTTCTTGGACGGCGACTACCTCCACCACGAACTGCAGGACCTCGTCGTCGGGAAGTTCGACGTCTCCTACACCGACGAGTCCGGACTCAAGGACTTGGTCGACGCCGCACAGGACGTGCTGGCCGACCAAGAGGTGATGAAGGACAAATCCCAGATGGAGGAGTTCTTCGAGAAGCTCCACACGGGCGAGGAGGCGACGTACGGGTTCGGCCCCACGCGGAAGAACCTCGTCATGGGCTCCGTCGACCGCCTCCTCCTCTCCGAGGATCTCCACTCGGACGTGGTCATCTACGAGTGCCCGCAGGGCCACGAGGAGTACGAAGTCGTGGACCGACGCCACGGCGACCCCGGCCACGAGTGCACCGAGTGCGGTCAGGAGGCCGAAAAGAAGGACCGCGAGGACGCCATCGAGCATCTGATGTCCATCGCCGAACAGCGAGGGACGGAGACGAAGTTCATCTCGACGGACTTCGAGAAGGGCGAACAGTTGCACGACGCCTTCGGCGGCGTCGCGGGCATCCTCCGCTACGCCACGGGCGTCTAA
- a CDS encoding DUF6276 family protein, with product MIRTCTACGGDLVPFLVPDGLGTHAPVEGDDAPADAAALCSRCLRTYPEPDASDATTFDAVADYFPRGDGGAAVALLLGMLDSLALNRAAIETLVDRAEREGADVLLTLDRIDGDATLDPHFDVGRRRTQVEQLLV from the coding sequence ATGATTCGCACGTGTACGGCCTGCGGCGGCGACTTAGTTCCCTTCCTCGTTCCGGACGGACTCGGAACGCACGCGCCCGTCGAGGGCGACGACGCCCCGGCGGACGCCGCGGCCCTCTGTTCTCGGTGTCTTCGAACTTACCCCGAACCGGACGCCTCCGACGCGACGACGTTCGACGCCGTCGCGGACTACTTCCCGCGCGGCGACGGCGGCGCGGCGGTGGCGCTTCTCCTCGGGATGCTCGACTCGTTGGCGCTGAACCGCGCCGCGATAGAGACGCTGGTCGACCGCGCCGAACGCGAAGGCGCGGACGTTCTGCTGACGCTCGACCGGATCGACGGCGACGCGACGCTCGACCCGCACTTCGACGTGGGCCGCCGTCGCACGCAGGTCGAACAACTGCTGGTCTGA
- a CDS encoding V-type ATP synthase subunit D: protein MAEDVKPTRKNLMAIEDRIELSERGHDTLEQKRDGLIMEFMDILDQAQDVRSELNTNYETAQRKINMARAMEGDVAVRGAAAALKEHPEITTQSKNIMGVVVPQIESSRVKKSLDQRGYGLLGSSARIDEAADAYEELLESIILAAEVETAMKKMLREIETTKRRVNALEFKLLPDLYDNQEYIEQKLEEQEREETFRLKKIKGKKEEEEKEEREAAEEAETTPKERPATADD, encoded by the coding sequence ATGGCCGAAGACGTCAAACCGACTCGGAAGAACCTGATGGCGATAGAGGACCGCATCGAACTCTCCGAGCGAGGCCACGACACGCTGGAGCAGAAGCGCGACGGTCTCATCATGGAGTTCATGGACATCCTCGACCAAGCGCAGGACGTCCGCTCCGAACTCAACACCAACTACGAGACCGCCCAGCGGAAGATAAACATGGCGCGCGCGATGGAGGGCGACGTCGCGGTGCGCGGCGCGGCCGCGGCGTTGAAAGAACACCCCGAGATTACGACCCAATCGAAGAACATCATGGGCGTCGTCGTCCCGCAGATCGAGTCCTCGCGCGTGAAGAAGAGCCTCGACCAGCGCGGGTACGGGCTGCTCGGGTCGTCGGCCCGCATCGACGAGGCCGCCGACGCCTACGAGGAGCTGTTAGAGAGCATCATCCTCGCCGCCGAAGTCGAGACGGCGATGAAGAAGATGCTCAGAGAGATCGAGACGACGAAGCGCCGCGTCAACGCTCTGGAGTTCAAACTTCTGCCCGACCTCTACGACAACCAGGAGTACATCGAGCAGAAACTCGAAGAACAGGAGCGCGAAGAGACGTTCCGCCTGAAGAAGATCAAGGGCAAGAAGGAAGAAGAAGAGAAGGAAGAACGCGAGGCGGCCGAAGAGGCCGAGACGACTCCGAAGGAACGCCCCGCCACCGCCGACGACTGA